The following coding sequences lie in one Populus nigra chromosome 15, ddPopNigr1.1, whole genome shotgun sequence genomic window:
- the LOC133674482 gene encoding CBL-interacting serine/threonine-protein kinase 23-like isoform X1, with product MSSSRSGGGGGGGSGSKTRVGRYELGRTLGEGNFAKVKFARNVETKENVAIKILDKENVLKHKMIGQIKREISTMKLIRHPNVVRMYEVMASKTKIYIVLQFVTGGELFDKIASKGRLKEDEARKYFQQLICAVDYCHSRGVYHRDLKPENLLMDANGILKVSDFGLSALPQQVREDGLLHTTCGTPNYVAPEVINNKGYDGAKADLWSCGVILFVLMAGYLPFEEANLMALYKKIFKADFTCPPWFSSSAKKLIKRILDPNPSTRITIAELIENEWFKKGYKPPAFEQANVSLDDVNSIFNESVDSRNLVVERREEGFIGPMAPVTMNAFELISTSQGLNLSSLFEKQMGLVKRESRFTSKHSASEIISKIEAAAAPLGFDVKKNNFKMKLQGDKDGRKGRLSVATEIFEVAPSLYMVEVRKSGGDTLEFHKFYKNLSTGLKDIVWKTIDEEKEEEEAVTNGVAQVTAR from the exons ATGTCGTCTTCTagaagtggtggtggtggtggaggaggaagCGGAAGCAAGACACGTGTGGGGAGATACGAACTCGGAAGGACCCTCGGAGAAGGAAATTTTGCTAAGGTGAAATTCGCTAGGAACGTTGAGACGAAAGAGAATGTTGCCATCAAAATTCTCGATAAAGAAAATGTTCTTAAGCACAAAATGATCGGTCAg aTTAAACGGGAGATTTCAACAATGAAGTTAATCAGACACCCTAATGTCGTCCGCATGTATGAG GTGATGGCGAGCAAGACCAAAATTTACATTGTTTTACAATTTGTGACGGGTGGTGAACTTTTCGACAAAATT GCAAGTAAGGGGAGGTTGAAAGAGGATGAAGCGAGGAAGTATTTTCAACAACTTATCTGTGCTGTAGATTACTGCCACAGCAGAGGTGTATACCACAGGGATCTGAAG CCTGAAAATCTGCTAATGGATGCTAATGGGATTCTTAAAGTTTCGGATTTTGGATTGAGTGCACTACCTCAGCAAGTTAGA GAAGATGGGTTACTTCACACAACGTGTGGAACACCAAATTATGTTGCTCCGGAG GTGATCAACAATAAGGGCTATGATGGTGCCAAGGCAGATTTGTGGTCATGTGGCGTGATTCTTTTTGTCTTGATGGCTGGCTACTTACCTTTTGAAGAAGCCAACCTGATGGCACTATACAAAAAG ATATTCAAGGCTGACTTCACGTGTCCTCCATGGTTCTCCTCAAGTGCAAAGAAACTAATCAAAAGGATTCTTGACCCTAATCCCTCGACA CGTATCACCATTGCCGAGCTTATTGAAAATGAATGGTTTAAGAAAGGATATAAGCCACCCGCTTTTGAACAAGCTAATGTTAGTCTCGACGATGTGAACTCTATCTTCAATGAATCAGTG GATTCTCGAAACCTAGTTGTGGAGAGGCGAGAAGAAGGGTTTATAGGGCCTATGGCTCCTGTAACCATGAATGCATTTGAACTCATCTCTACCTCTCAGGGTCTTAACCTTAGTAGTCTTTTTGAGAAACAAATG GGGCTTGTTAAAAGGGAATCAAGATTCACATCCAAACATTCTGCTAGTGAGATAATCTCAAAAATTGAAGCAGCAGCGGCGCCTTTGGGTTTTgatgttaagaaaaataacttcaaG ATGAAGCTTCAAGGGGACAAGGATGGACGTAAGGGTCGTCTATCTGTTGCAACAGAG ATCTTTGAAGTGGCTCCTTCTCTTTATATGGTCGAGGTTCGCAAGTCTGGTGGAGATACCCTGGAATTTCACAAG TTTTACAAGAACCTCTCAACTGGACTGAAAGATATCGTATGGAAAACAATTGatgaagaaaaggaggaagaagaggcAGTGACAAATG GTGTTGCTCAGGTTACTGCTCGAtaa
- the LOC133674482 gene encoding CBL-interacting serine/threonine-protein kinase 23-like isoform X2, which produces MASKTKIYIVLQFVTGGELFDKIASKGRLKEDEARKYFQQLICAVDYCHSRGVYHRDLKPENLLMDANGILKVSDFGLSALPQQVREDGLLHTTCGTPNYVAPEVINNKGYDGAKADLWSCGVILFVLMAGYLPFEEANLMALYKKIFKADFTCPPWFSSSAKKLIKRILDPNPSTRITIAELIENEWFKKGYKPPAFEQANVSLDDVNSIFNESVDSRNLVVERREEGFIGPMAPVTMNAFELISTSQGLNLSSLFEKQMGLVKRESRFTSKHSASEIISKIEAAAAPLGFDVKKNNFKMKLQGDKDGRKGRLSVATEIFEVAPSLYMVEVRKSGGDTLEFHKFYKNLSTGLKDIVWKTIDEEKEEEEAVTNGVAQVTAR; this is translated from the exons ATGGCGAGCAAGACCAAAATTTACATTGTTTTACAATTTGTGACGGGTGGTGAACTTTTCGACAAAATT GCAAGTAAGGGGAGGTTGAAAGAGGATGAAGCGAGGAAGTATTTTCAACAACTTATCTGTGCTGTAGATTACTGCCACAGCAGAGGTGTATACCACAGGGATCTGAAG CCTGAAAATCTGCTAATGGATGCTAATGGGATTCTTAAAGTTTCGGATTTTGGATTGAGTGCACTACCTCAGCAAGTTAGA GAAGATGGGTTACTTCACACAACGTGTGGAACACCAAATTATGTTGCTCCGGAG GTGATCAACAATAAGGGCTATGATGGTGCCAAGGCAGATTTGTGGTCATGTGGCGTGATTCTTTTTGTCTTGATGGCTGGCTACTTACCTTTTGAAGAAGCCAACCTGATGGCACTATACAAAAAG ATATTCAAGGCTGACTTCACGTGTCCTCCATGGTTCTCCTCAAGTGCAAAGAAACTAATCAAAAGGATTCTTGACCCTAATCCCTCGACA CGTATCACCATTGCCGAGCTTATTGAAAATGAATGGTTTAAGAAAGGATATAAGCCACCCGCTTTTGAACAAGCTAATGTTAGTCTCGACGATGTGAACTCTATCTTCAATGAATCAGTG GATTCTCGAAACCTAGTTGTGGAGAGGCGAGAAGAAGGGTTTATAGGGCCTATGGCTCCTGTAACCATGAATGCATTTGAACTCATCTCTACCTCTCAGGGTCTTAACCTTAGTAGTCTTTTTGAGAAACAAATG GGGCTTGTTAAAAGGGAATCAAGATTCACATCCAAACATTCTGCTAGTGAGATAATCTCAAAAATTGAAGCAGCAGCGGCGCCTTTGGGTTTTgatgttaagaaaaataacttcaaG ATGAAGCTTCAAGGGGACAAGGATGGACGTAAGGGTCGTCTATCTGTTGCAACAGAG ATCTTTGAAGTGGCTCCTTCTCTTTATATGGTCGAGGTTCGCAAGTCTGGTGGAGATACCCTGGAATTTCACAAG TTTTACAAGAACCTCTCAACTGGACTGAAAGATATCGTATGGAAAACAATTGatgaagaaaaggaggaagaagaggcAGTGACAAATG GTGTTGCTCAGGTTACTGCTCGAtaa
- the LOC133674482 gene encoding CBL-interacting serine/threonine-protein kinase 23-like isoform X3 codes for MSSSRSGGGGGGGSGSKTRVGRYELGRTLGEGNFAKVKFARNVETKENVAIKILDKENVLKHKMIGQIKREISTMKLIRHPNVVRMYEVMASKTKIYIVLQFVTGGELFDKIASKGRLKEDEARKYFQQLICAVDYCHSRGVYHRDLKPENLLMDANGILKVSDFGLSALPQQVREDGLLHTTCGTPNYVAPEVINNKGYDGAKADLWSCGVILFVLMAGYLPFEEANLMALYKKIFKADFTCPPWFSSSAKKLIKRILDPNPSTRITIAELIENEWFKKGYKPPAFEQANVSLDDVNSIFNESVDSRNLVVERREEGFIGPMAPVTMNAFELISTSQGLNLSSLFEKQMLSLSFTTMNSRDFLFIWKIGAC; via the exons ATGTCGTCTTCTagaagtggtggtggtggtggaggaggaagCGGAAGCAAGACACGTGTGGGGAGATACGAACTCGGAAGGACCCTCGGAGAAGGAAATTTTGCTAAGGTGAAATTCGCTAGGAACGTTGAGACGAAAGAGAATGTTGCCATCAAAATTCTCGATAAAGAAAATGTTCTTAAGCACAAAATGATCGGTCAg aTTAAACGGGAGATTTCAACAATGAAGTTAATCAGACACCCTAATGTCGTCCGCATGTATGAG GTGATGGCGAGCAAGACCAAAATTTACATTGTTTTACAATTTGTGACGGGTGGTGAACTTTTCGACAAAATT GCAAGTAAGGGGAGGTTGAAAGAGGATGAAGCGAGGAAGTATTTTCAACAACTTATCTGTGCTGTAGATTACTGCCACAGCAGAGGTGTATACCACAGGGATCTGAAG CCTGAAAATCTGCTAATGGATGCTAATGGGATTCTTAAAGTTTCGGATTTTGGATTGAGTGCACTACCTCAGCAAGTTAGA GAAGATGGGTTACTTCACACAACGTGTGGAACACCAAATTATGTTGCTCCGGAG GTGATCAACAATAAGGGCTATGATGGTGCCAAGGCAGATTTGTGGTCATGTGGCGTGATTCTTTTTGTCTTGATGGCTGGCTACTTACCTTTTGAAGAAGCCAACCTGATGGCACTATACAAAAAG ATATTCAAGGCTGACTTCACGTGTCCTCCATGGTTCTCCTCAAGTGCAAAGAAACTAATCAAAAGGATTCTTGACCCTAATCCCTCGACA CGTATCACCATTGCCGAGCTTATTGAAAATGAATGGTTTAAGAAAGGATATAAGCCACCCGCTTTTGAACAAGCTAATGTTAGTCTCGACGATGTGAACTCTATCTTCAATGAATCAGTG GATTCTCGAAACCTAGTTGTGGAGAGGCGAGAAGAAGGGTTTATAGGGCCTATGGCTCCTGTAACCATGAATGCATTTGAACTCATCTCTACCTCTCAGGGTCTTAACCTTAGTAGTCTTTTTGAGAAACAAATG TTATCTTTGAGTTTCACAACTATGAACTCAAGAGACTTTCTTTTCATCTGGAAAATAGGGGCTTGTTAA
- the LOC133674735 gene encoding pyrophosphate-energized vacuolar membrane proton pump-like: MGSPVLPDLGTEILIPVCAIIGIGFSLFQWLLVSKVKLTPGSAASNNSGGAGKNGHGDYLIEEEEGLNDHNTVLKCAEIQNAISEGATSFLFTEYQYVGIFMVAFAILIFVFLGSVEGFSTKSQPCTYDPLKLCKPALATAGFSTIAFILGAVTSVVSGFLGMKIATYANARTTLEARKGVGKAFITAFRSGAVMGFLLAANGLLVLYIAINLFKLYYGDDWEGLFEAITGYGLGGSSMALFGRVAGGIYTKAADVGADLVGKVERNIPEDDPRNPAVIADNVGDNVGDIAGMGSDLFGSYAESSCAALVVASISSFGINHEFTPMLYPLIVSSVGIIVCLLTTLFATDFFEIKAVNEIEPALKNQLIISTVLMTIGVAVVSWIALPSSFTIFNFGTQKVVKNWQLFLCVAVGLWAGLVIGFVTEYYTSNAYSPVQDVADSCRTGAATNVIFGLALGYKSVIIPIFAIAVSIFVSFSFAAMYGIAVAALGMLSTIATGLAIDAYGPISDNAGGIAEMAGMSHRIRERTDALDAAGNTTAAIGKGFAIGSAALVSLALFGAFVSRAAISTVDVLTPKVFIGLIVGAMLPYWFSAMTMKSVGSAALKMVEEVRRQFNTIPGLMEGTAKPDYATCVKISTDASIKEMMAPGALVMLTPLIVGIFFGVETLSGVLAGSLVSGVQIAISASNTGGAWDNAKKYIEAGVSEHARSLGPKGSDPHKAAVIGDTIGDPLKDTSGPSLNILIKLMAVESLVFAPFFATHGGLLFKIF, encoded by the exons ATGGGTTCGCCGGTTTTGCCAGATCTGGGAACGGAGATTCTGATTCCGGTATGTGCCATTATCGGAATCggattttctctctttcaatGGCTGTTGGTCTCCAAGGTCAAGCTTACACCGGGTTCGGCGGCGTCCAATAACAGTGGAGGTGCTGGAAAGAATGGACATGGTGATTACttgattgaagaagaagaaggacttAATGACCATAATACTGTTCTTAAATGTGCTGAGATTCAAAACGCTATCTCTGAAG GTGCAACTTCTTTCCTTTTCACCGAATATCAATATGTTGGAATTTTCATGGTTGCATTTGCAATCTTGATTTTCGTTTTCCTTGGCTCTGTTGAGGGATTCAGCACAAAGAGTCAGCCTTGCACCTATGACCCATTGAAGCTTTGCAAGCCTGCTCTTGCCACTGCTGGCTTCAGCACCATAGCCTTCATTCTTGGTGCCGTCACATCAGTGGTTTCTGGGTTTCTCGGGATGAAAATTGCCACCTATGCAAATGCCAGAACCACCCTGGAGGCAAGAAAAGGAGTTGGGAAGGCTTTCATCACTGCATTTAGATCTGGGGCAGTCATGGGTTTTCTCCTTGCTGCAAATGGTTTATTGGTGCTTTACATTGCCATCAATCTCTTCAAGCTCTACTACGGAGATGACTGGGAAGGGCTTTTTGAGGCTATAACTGGTTATGGACTTGGAGGATCTTCCATGGCTCTCTTTGGCAGAGTTGCAGGAGGTATCTACACCAAAGCTGCCGATGTTGGTGCTGATCTTGTTGGCAAGGTTGAAAGGAACATTCCTGAGGATGACCCAAGAAATCCTGCT GTGATTGCTGACAATGTAGGTGACAATGTTGGTGATATAGCTGGCATGGGATCTGATCTTTTCGGCTCATATGCCGAGTCCTCTTGTGCTGCCTTAGTTGTTGCTTCCATCTCCTCTTTTGGAATCAATCACGAGTTTACTCCAATGCTATATCCTCTTATTGTCAGTTCTGTGGGTATCATTGTTTGTTTGCTCACCACCTTATTTGCAACCGATTTCTTCGAGATCAAGGCTGTGAATGAAATTGAGCCAGCACTAAAGAATCAACTCATCATCTCCACTGTTCTGATGACTATTGGAGTTGCCGTTGTTAGTTGGATTGCTCTCCCATCTTCCTTTACCATCTTCAATTTCGGAACCCAGAAAGTTGTCAAGAATTG GCAACTCTTCTTGTGCGTTGCTGTTGGTCTCTGGGCTGGTCTTGTTATTGGATTTGTAACTGAGTACTATACTAGCAATGCATACAG CCCTGTTCAAGATGTTGCTGATTCCTGCCGAACTGGAGCTGCCACTAATGTTATTTTTGGGCTTGCTTTGGGATATAAATCTGTCATTATTCCTATCTTTGCTATTGCAGTCAGCATTTTTGTTAGTTTCTCCTTTGCTGCTATGTACGGTATTGCTGTAGCTGCCCTTGGAATGCTGAGTACCATTGCCACTGGGTTGGCAATTGATGCATATGGTCCCATTAGTGACAATGCCGGAGGTATTGCTGAGATGGCAGGAATGAGCCACAGAATCCGAGAGAGAACTGATGCCCTTGATGCTGCCGGAAACACCACTGCTGCTATTGGGAAG GGCTTTGCCATTGGCTCTGCAGCTCTCGTCTCCCTGGCCCTATTCGGTGCCTTTGTCAGCCGTGCTGCTATTTCAACAGTTGATGTGTTGACTCCTAAAGTTTTCATTGGTTTGATTGTGGGTGCAATGCTTCCTTATTGGTTCTCTGCCATGACAATGAAGAGTGTGGGAAGTGCAGCTCTTAAGATGGTTGAGGAAGTACGCAGGCAATTCAACACCATCCCTGGCTTGATGGAAGGCACTGCCAAGCCTGACTATGCAACCTGTGTCAAGATCTCTACCGATGCTTCCATCAAGGAGATGATGGCACCTGGTGCACTTGTCATGCTCACACCCCTTATTGTTGGGATCTTTTTTGGTGTTGAAACCCTCTCTGGTGTCCTTGCTGGGTCCCTCGTGTCTGGTGTCCAG ATTGCCATCTCTGCCTCCAACACTGGTGGTGCATGGGATAATGCCAAGAAATATATTGAG GCTGGTGTTTCTGAGCATGCAAGATCTCTTGGCCCTAAAGGATCCGATCCACACAAGGCGGCTGTTATTGGTGACACCATTGGGGACCCATTGAAGGATACATCAGGACCATCACTTAACATCCTCATCAAACTGATGGCCGTTGAATCACTTGTCTTTGCCCCATTCTTCGCCACACACGGAGGCCTGCTCTTCAAGATATTCTGA